From bacterium:
ACGGGCGGTGGTAGAGATCCGGATTTACAGCCTCGCCGGACATTTGATCAGGAGCATTGAGCTGGGCGAGCGTGGGCCGGGGAGTTATCTGACCAGGAAGGAGGCGGCCCATTGGGACGGTAAGGATGATGAAGGAAAGGAGGTTTCCCGTGGCATATATCTTTATCAACTTCGGGCTGGACCTTATATCTCGACCAGGAAGATGATCATACTCAAGTGATTGCGGATTGCGGATTGCGGATTGCGGATTGTAAATAATCTCTCGCAAAGGCGCAAAGGATCAGGGATACAGTAAATTCACCGCAAAGAGACGCCGAGGACGCAGAGGAAAGAAAGAAAACCTTGGCGATCTCTGCGGTCTCAGTGGTAAAAAAAATATAGGCCTTCGTTTGAGCCAATAGCGCACCTTCCCGAAAGCTGGGGACATGGGGACGGGACGTAGTTAAAAAACGTGGGTCAACGTGAATTCGTGGGGTAATATTGTAAGTGTTCAGGTATCAGGTGTCAGCCGTCAACAGTGAGCTAACCAGTGATGCCTGACACCCGATACCTGAGGGCGTTTACCCCTCGAATCCACGTTGAGCCAAAAACGTAAAAAACAGAGGAGGCGATCAAGAAAAAATGGAGGATTTGAGGTTAAAGGTAGTTGACAAATAGGGGGGTATGATAAAATGATGCTCAGTTTGAGGGGGAAAAATCAAGTTGAATGGCAAATCGGATTTGGTTCAATTTGCAGTCTGTAATTCGAAATTGAAAGAGGAAGCAAGGATGGGCGGACTTTGGATGCGGGGGGAAAGGTTTTAAGTCCGCGATCCGAAATCTCGGGTACCCACGAAGTGGGTGCGCAATCCAAATGAAAGGGGGATGAAGATGATGATGAAATCCGGAAGGTGGATAATGGTGGGGAGTCTG
This genomic window contains:
- a CDS encoding FlgD immunoglobulin-like domain containing protein, whose amino-acid sequence is RAVVEIRIYSLAGHLIRSIELGERGPGSYLTRKEAAHWDGKDDEGKEVSRGIYLYQLRAGPYISTRKMIILK